A section of the Humulus lupulus chromosome 2, drHumLupu1.1, whole genome shotgun sequence genome encodes:
- the LOC133814307 gene encoding uncharacterized mitochondrial protein AtMg00810-like: MFTYCHSAAVLVVLVYVNDIILTGSSSSSMTKVLSDLGSHFAIKDLGQLHYFLGIQVHYSTSGLHLTQHKYIQDLLHRVELLDSKVFHTPMTTATVLFAHDGTPLPDGTQYRSIVGALQYCTLTRPDISFAVNRVFQYMHSPSDTHWQAVKCILRYLKGTAHHGLLLQPCSDFNLLCYIDAAWASCPDDRRSIGAYCIFLGHNLISWSSSKQRVVSRSSTESEFRAFADSVAELSWVKFLLRDLCMQQRYAPLLLCDNISTTYLTANPILHARTKHVDINFHFIRECV, translated from the coding sequence ATGTTTACTTACTGTCACTCTGCTGCTGTCCTTGTTGTGTTAGTGTATGTTAACGATATTATCTTAACTGGCAGTAGCTCCTCCTCCATGACCAAGGTCCTCTCTGATCTTGGTTCTCACTTTGCTATTAAGGACTTGGGTCAGTTGCACTATTTCTTGGGTATCCAGGTCCATTATTCTACTTCTGGTCTTCATTTAACTCAGCACAAATATATACAAGATCTTTTGCATCGTGTTGAGTTGTTGGACTCTAAGGTCTTTCACACCCCTATGACCACAGCTACTGTTCTCTTTGCTCATGATGGCACACCTTTGCCTGATGGCACTCAATACAGGAGCATTGTGGGTGCTCTTCAGTACTGCACATTGACACGCCCCGATATCTCCTTTGCTGTGAACCGGGTTTTCCAATATATGCATTCTCCTTCCGATACACATTGGCAAGCCGTCAAATGCATTTTGCGTTATCTCAAAGGCACGGCTCACCATGGATTACTGCTTCAGCCATGTTCCGATTTCAATCTCTTATGCTACATTGATGCCGCTTGGGCCTCCTGTCCCGATGATCGACGAAGTATTGGTGCGTATTGTATTTTTCTGGGACATAATCTTATTTCCTGGTCTTCCTCCAAGCAGCGTGTGGTGTCTAGATCTAGCACGGAGTCCGAATTCCGCGCTTTTGCCGACAGTGTTGCCGAGCTTTCCTGGGTTAAGTTTCTTCTACGTGATCTTTGTATGCAACAACGTTATGCTCCTCTTCTTCTCTGTGATAACATCAGCACTACATACCTCACCGCCAACCCCATCCTTCATGCTCGTACTAAACATGTTGATATTAATTTTCATTTCATACGTGAATGTGTTTAG